In one window of Vibrio sp. DW001 DNA:
- the btsR gene encoding two-component system response regulator BtsR — translation MLTALVIDDEQLAREELTNLLHDTNNIEVIDQASNAIEGLKKINVLKPDVIFLDIQMPQISGIELLAMLDPDTMPMVVFVTAFDQYAIQAFEDNAFDYLLKPIEIKRLEKTVCRLVKQHNKQIETQDLSILAPASLEQVPCIGLNRIMIIPTRDVEYAFSDISGVHIRSADQIASSQLTLKVLEEKTDLLRCHRQYLINTKAIKEIKLLENGLAEIITRNDYPVPVSRRYLKSLKEKLGIV, via the coding sequence ATGCTTACTGCATTAGTCATCGATGACGAACAGCTTGCTCGCGAAGAACTCACCAATTTATTGCATGACACGAATAACATTGAAGTCATAGATCAAGCCAGCAATGCAATTGAAGGGCTAAAAAAGATCAATGTATTGAAACCTGACGTTATTTTCTTAGATATTCAGATGCCTCAAATATCAGGCATTGAACTGCTTGCAATGCTTGATCCCGATACTATGCCGATGGTTGTATTTGTTACTGCTTTTGATCAATACGCCATTCAAGCATTTGAAGACAATGCATTTGATTACCTGTTAAAGCCTATCGAAATAAAACGACTAGAAAAGACGGTTTGTCGTTTAGTAAAACAACATAACAAACAAATTGAAACACAAGATTTGTCTATACTTGCCCCCGCATCATTGGAACAAGTCCCATGTATAGGCTTAAATAGAATCATGATTATTCCAACTCGAGACGTCGAGTATGCATTCAGTGATATCAGCGGTGTACATATCCGAAGCGCAGACCAAATCGCATCCAGTCAGTTGACATTAAAGGTATTAGAGGAGAAGACTGATCTTCTTCGATGCCATCGACAGTACTTAATAAACACTAAGGCCATCAAAGAAATAAAATTGTTAGAAAATGGCTTAGCCGAAATTATAACGCGAAATGATTATCCCGTTCCGGTTAGCCGTCGATACCTAAAATCACTAAAAGAGAAATTAGGTATTGTCTAA
- a CDS encoding anhydro-N-acetylmuramic acid kinase, translating into MNKKELYIGVMSGTSLDGIDTALVEIDDNETTLIDFDCYAIPEHIKKSILSFATGQSTDIVTIGQLETSLGILYADAVIQLLNKTGINASDVVAIGNHGQTVYHQPTGNNPFTMQLGDANIISAKTGITTIADFRRKDMALGGQGAPLVPAFHRTIFQPTHSTVVVLNVGGIANISVLRPDMPTIGYDTGPGNMLLDAWIYEQTGKKFDEDGLYAASGKIIPKLLKRLCTEDYFSRSAPKSTGRELFNLAWLTDILEQFDSPFRPQDIQATLTEFTAVTICQEIENHTIGTNPELLVCGGGASNPLLMQKLNTYLPAWTVSTTDEKGVSSDYMEAIAFAWLAYRRVKGLPSNLPDVTGASRYASLGVIYPSE; encoded by the coding sequence ATGAATAAAAAAGAACTCTATATTGGCGTCATGTCAGGAACCAGCCTAGATGGTATTGATACTGCCTTAGTAGAAATTGACGATAATGAAACAACACTCATTGATTTTGATTGCTACGCCATACCCGAACATATTAAAAAAAGTATTCTCAGCTTCGCAACAGGACAGTCTACCGATATTGTTACCATAGGGCAGCTCGAGACATCGCTTGGTATTTTATATGCCGATGCCGTGATACAACTTTTAAACAAGACCGGAATCAACGCTTCAGATGTCGTCGCAATTGGTAACCATGGCCAAACGGTATACCACCAACCCACTGGCAACAATCCATTTACCATGCAACTTGGTGATGCCAACATCATATCGGCTAAAACTGGTATTACGACTATTGCCGACTTTAGACGTAAAGATATGGCGCTTGGAGGGCAAGGTGCGCCTTTAGTTCCTGCTTTTCATCGAACAATATTTCAGCCAACTCATTCTACCGTGGTGGTTTTAAATGTTGGTGGAATCGCCAACATCTCAGTACTTAGGCCGGACATGCCCACCATCGGTTATGATACTGGTCCAGGAAATATGTTATTAGACGCTTGGATATATGAGCAGACAGGTAAGAAATTTGACGAAGATGGATTATATGCAGCGTCTGGAAAAATTATACCTAAATTACTAAAGCGTCTATGCACCGAAGATTATTTCTCACGAAGCGCCCCTAAAAGCACTGGACGAGAGCTTTTTAATCTAGCTTGGCTAACCGATATACTCGAGCAGTTTGATAGCCCATTTCGACCACAAGATATTCAAGCCACGCTTACAGAATTTACCGCCGTCACTATATGTCAGGAAATAGAAAATCATACGATAGGAACCAATCCAGAGTTACTTGTATGTGGTGGTGGAGCAAGTAACCCTTTGTTAATGCAGAAACTCAATACTTATCTACCGGCTTGGACGGTTAGCACTACGGATGAGAAAGGAGTAAGCAGTGATTATATGGAGGCCATCGCATTTGCTTGGTTAGCTTATCGGCGAGTGAAGGGATTGCCAAGCAATTTACCAGACGTAACCGGAGCCTCTAGATACGCATCTTTAGGTGTTATCTACCCCTCTGAGTAA
- a CDS encoding 3-deoxy-7-phosphoheptulonate synthase: MKKSTLSNINISDEQVLITPNELKQKLPLSDNARQFIQESRQTISNIIHKKDHRLLVVCGPCSIHDVDAAMEYAKRLKALSAELKDQIYIVMRVYFEKPRTTVGWKGLINDPQLDGTFDIEHGLHVGRKLLVDLAEMDIPLATEALDPISPQYLSDTFSWAAIGARTTESQTHREMASGLSMPIGFKNGTDGSLSTAINAMQAASSSHRFMGINTEGQVALLTTQGNSNGHVILRGGKQTNYDSVSVAECEGELAKYDLDAALMIDCSHANSRKDYRRQLLVAEDAISQIREGNKSIIGLMIESHLNEGNQPSDIPLKQMEYGVSITDACINWQSTEALLRNAHKELVPFLQDRVK; the protein is encoded by the coding sequence ATGAAAAAAAGCACATTAAGCAATATCAACATCAGTGATGAACAGGTTTTAATCACACCTAATGAGTTAAAACAGAAACTGCCTCTTAGCGACAACGCAAGACAGTTTATCCAGGAATCTCGTCAGACGATTTCAAACATTATACACAAGAAGGACCATCGTTTATTGGTTGTTTGTGGTCCATGTTCTATTCATGATGTAGATGCAGCGATGGAATACGCTAAACGCCTTAAAGCACTTTCTGCAGAGCTTAAGGATCAGATATACATCGTTATGCGTGTTTACTTTGAAAAGCCACGTACAACGGTTGGTTGGAAGGGCCTTATAAACGATCCTCAATTAGATGGGACCTTTGATATTGAACATGGGTTGCATGTGGGGCGCAAGTTATTGGTTGATTTGGCTGAAATGGATATTCCTTTAGCGACGGAAGCATTGGACCCGATTAGTCCACAATATCTTTCTGATACATTCAGTTGGGCAGCGATAGGTGCTCGTACTACGGAGTCCCAAACTCACCGTGAAATGGCAAGTGGGCTTTCTATGCCTATTGGATTTAAGAATGGCACCGACGGTAGTCTATCGACAGCGATCAATGCGATGCAGGCCGCCTCTTCTAGTCACCGTTTTATGGGAATTAATACAGAAGGGCAGGTCGCGCTTCTGACTACCCAAGGAAATAGCAATGGCCATGTGATTTTGCGTGGAGGCAAGCAAACGAATTATGATTCAGTTTCTGTTGCTGAGTGTGAAGGTGAGTTAGCCAAATATGACCTTGATGCCGCTTTAATGATAGATTGTAGTCATGCTAACTCACGTAAGGATTATCGTCGCCAGCTTTTAGTCGCTGAAGATGCAATTTCTCAAATACGCGAAGGTAATAAATCCATCATAGGACTAATGATAGAAAGTCATTTGAACGAAGGGAATCAACCATCTGATATACCATTAAAGCAGATGGAGTACGGGGTTTCTATTACAGATGCGTGTATTAATTGGCAATCAACTGAAGCACTATTACGTAATGCACATAAAGAGCTGGTGCCATTCTTACAAGATAGAGTTAAGTGA
- a CDS encoding sensor histidine kinase codes for MELILSLLQQMCVYLVLAYMLSKTPVFLPLLNISNRLENKLNCYVIFSLFCIMGTYFGLQINDAIANTRAIGAVMGGIFGGPIVGFAVGFTGGIHRYTLGGFTDIACAISTTAEGVIGGVLHSYLIKRNKQEQLFNPSVVFSITLFAEIIQMFILLIVAKPFDQAYTLVSAIAAPMIIANSIGAALFMSILQDRKTIFEKYSATFSRRALNIAERSVGILNSGFNSKNAARIVRIVYEETNVGAVAITDTNKILAFVGIGDDHHKPDTPISSQCTLDAIEKNDIIYLNGKDNPYQCSISENCKLGSALIIPLRAGDKVVGTIKLYEPKRKLFSTINMSMAEGIAQLLSSQILYGDYQQQQMLLSQSEIKLLHAQVNPHFLFNALNTISAVIRKNPDKARELIQHLSHFFRSNLKQNIETVSLKEELAHVNAYLTIEKARFSDRLEVEMNISSELQDRKVPSFTLQPLVENAIKHGVSHMLEGGKVKIYSQCNDMGCEIIVEDNAGSYLEPRKDHKGLGMQIVSKRLSNYFGRDGELKTHVEKDQITRMSFIIPNEK; via the coding sequence ATGGAATTGATTCTCTCGTTGTTACAACAAATGTGCGTATATCTTGTTTTGGCCTATATGCTCAGTAAAACGCCCGTATTTTTACCTCTACTTAATATATCAAACCGTCTTGAAAACAAACTTAACTGTTACGTAATTTTCTCACTATTTTGCATAATGGGAACCTACTTCGGGCTGCAAATTAATGATGCCATCGCTAACACTCGTGCAATCGGCGCTGTCATGGGCGGTATTTTTGGCGGGCCTATTGTTGGTTTTGCAGTGGGCTTCACCGGAGGTATACATCGTTACACCTTAGGTGGATTTACTGACATCGCCTGCGCGATATCAACAACGGCCGAAGGGGTAATTGGTGGTGTACTTCATAGTTACCTAATAAAAAGAAATAAGCAGGAACAACTGTTTAACCCTAGCGTCGTTTTTTCTATCACCCTCTTCGCTGAAATCATTCAGATGTTCATTCTTCTTATTGTGGCAAAACCTTTTGATCAAGCTTATACCCTCGTCTCCGCCATCGCTGCACCTATGATTATTGCCAACTCAATTGGTGCAGCACTCTTTATGAGTATTCTACAAGACAGAAAAACCATTTTCGAAAAATATTCAGCTACCTTTTCCAGAAGAGCTCTTAATATTGCGGAACGATCTGTCGGTATTTTGAATTCCGGGTTTAACTCTAAAAATGCGGCAAGAATAGTACGAATTGTTTATGAAGAAACGAATGTGGGGGCAGTCGCAATAACGGATACAAATAAAATACTGGCGTTTGTCGGTATTGGGGATGATCACCATAAACCAGACACCCCTATTTCGTCTCAATGTACTTTGGATGCCATTGAAAAAAATGACATCATTTACTTAAATGGTAAAGACAACCCTTATCAATGTTCTATTTCCGAAAACTGCAAATTGGGGTCAGCACTCATTATTCCTTTAAGGGCTGGTGATAAGGTCGTCGGAACAATAAAGCTCTACGAGCCCAAGCGAAAACTATTCTCTACTATCAATATGTCCATGGCTGAAGGAATCGCTCAACTGCTTTCAAGCCAAATTCTTTATGGTGACTATCAACAACAACAGATGTTGCTGTCTCAATCTGAAATAAAGCTTCTCCACGCTCAAGTTAATCCTCATTTTTTATTCAACGCACTCAACACAATTAGTGCCGTTATTCGTAAAAACCCTGACAAAGCAAGAGAGCTTATTCAACATCTTTCTCATTTTTTCCGCAGTAATCTTAAACAAAATATAGAAACGGTTAGCTTGAAAGAGGAGTTAGCTCACGTAAATGCCTACCTAACTATCGAGAAGGCACGCTTCAGTGATCGATTAGAAGTAGAGATGAACATAAGCTCTGAATTACAGGATAGAAAAGTACCAAGTTTTACGCTACAACCTCTCGTTGAAAACGCGATTAAGCATGGGGTGTCCCACATGTTAGAAGGTGGAAAAGTTAAGATTTATAGTCAATGTAACGACATGGGCTGTGAAATAATTGTTGAAGATAACGCTGGAAGCTATCTAGAACCAAGGAAAGATCATAAAGGTTTAGGTATGCAAATTGTGAGCAAGCGCTTATCTAATTACTTTGGCCGTGACGGGGAGCTAAAAACTCACGTCGAAAAAGACCAAATAACACGAATGAGCTTTATCATTCCTAATGAGAAATAA
- the nagZ gene encoding beta-N-acetylhexosaminidase translates to MGPLWIDISGYELDAEDREILQHPTVGGLILFSRNFHDNEQLLALCDDIRKVSKGRALIGVDQEGGLVQRFRQGFTLIPSAQALSQYENSEKLAHQAGWLMAAELIAHNIDLSFAPVLDKGHECKAIRSRAFGNDIHTILKNSTAYMKGMKLVGMATTGKHFPGHGGVIADSHLETPYDHRDTIFETDMAIFKVQIEAGILDAMMPAHVIYPHYDSEPASGSTYWLQDVLREKLGFSGVIFSDDLNMEGASVMGSAAERAEQALAAGCDMLLLCNNRNRSVEILDRLPIVQIPIAETLFKKQSFTLSELKRAREWTEASEAMKKVVG, encoded by the coding sequence ATGGGGCCACTTTGGATCGATATTTCAGGATATGAGCTAGACGCAGAAGATAGAGAGATCCTGCAACACCCAACGGTAGGCGGGTTAATTTTATTCTCTAGAAACTTCCACGATAATGAACAGTTATTGGCTCTGTGTGATGACATCCGAAAAGTAAGTAAAGGTCGTGCCCTTATTGGTGTGGATCAAGAAGGAGGTTTGGTTCAGCGATTTCGACAAGGCTTTACCCTTATCCCTTCGGCGCAAGCACTTTCACAATATGAAAATAGTGAAAAATTAGCTCATCAAGCAGGTTGGTTGATGGCGGCAGAATTGATAGCGCATAACATAGATCTTAGCTTTGCTCCTGTTTTGGATAAAGGGCACGAATGCAAAGCGATAAGAAGTCGCGCATTCGGTAATGACATCCACACTATATTGAAGAATAGCACCGCCTACATGAAGGGTATGAAATTGGTGGGCATGGCGACTACTGGAAAGCATTTCCCCGGGCACGGCGGTGTTATTGCTGATTCTCACTTGGAGACCCCTTATGACCATAGAGATACTATTTTTGAAACCGATATGGCTATTTTTAAAGTTCAGATCGAGGCTGGTATTTTAGATGCGATGATGCCAGCTCATGTTATCTACCCTCATTACGATTCAGAACCTGCAAGTGGCTCTACGTATTGGTTGCAAGATGTTTTACGTGAAAAATTAGGCTTTTCAGGTGTTATCTTTTCGGACGATTTGAATATGGAAGGGGCATCGGTCATGGGCAGTGCAGCAGAACGAGCAGAGCAGGCGCTAGCCGCTGGTTGTGATATGTTGTTACTTTGTAATAATCGCAACCGTAGTGTGGAGATTTTAGACAGATTGCCAATAGTGCAGATCCCAATAGCAGAAACGTTGTTTAAGAAGCAAAGCTTTACATTGTCAGAGCTAAAGCGAGCGAGGGAGTGGACTGAGGCCAGTGAAGCAATGAAAAAAGTCGTTGGTTAA